The genome window CCCTCTCTTCGCGTTCCGTGATTATCACCGCGATAGGACAGACGTTGCAGATCAACGCAACGGTACTGGATCAGGACAACAACGTCCTGACAGGCGCGACCGTTGCCTGGTCCAGCAGTAATCCGGCCGTCGCCTCGGTCAGCAGCAGCGGTCTCGTGACGGTGTTGTCGGGCGGCATCGCCCGGATCAGTGCCACATCCGGCGGCGTATCCGCCGTTGCGAGTGTACAGGTCTCGCAGGCAGTGATCAGTGTAGCCATCGCCCCGACTTCCGTCACGCTGGCTCTATTGGGTGAGAGCGTCCAGCTCGAGGCCGAGGCGTACGACAGTGGGAACGCGCCTATCCCCGTCGCGTCCTTTACCTGGTCGAGCAGTAATCCGACCGTCGCCACGGTCAGCTCGACCGGACTCGTGACGGCTGTGTCGAACGGCACCACGCGGATTACCGCCGAATCGCAATCCGTAACCTCGAGTATCGAAGTCGTCGTGGAGATACCTGACTAGGACCGTGAAGCTTGCGAATGAACGAACCGGAGAATCCGATCGGCAGTGGTGTCGAACTGGACCTCGTCCCGGTCGCCTGCGCGATGTGCGGGGGTTCGGAGACGAAACCGCGTCCGGTCTTCGAGGGATACGACTACGAGTACCGCACCTGCGACAACCGGTTCCGGTTCGTCGCGTGCTCGGACTGCGGACACGTGTACCTGTCGCCGAGGGTCCGGATGGAGGACATAGACCGGATTTATCCGCGCGACTATGTTGTACGTGTCACGGAAATCGAGTACCCTGCGTTCGCTCCGTTCAGGTGGTTGAAACTCAACGTACTTGACCGGGGATGGAACAAGAAGGTGATCGCGAATCTCCGACCCGAATCACGGGTGCTGGACATCGGCGCGGGATTCGGCGGGAACCTGACCTACCTGGCGGGACTTGCGCCTTTTCCGCTCCAACTTTCCGCCAATGACCTCAAGTTCGAGCCCGAAGCCCGGTCATTCCTTGTCGATCGCGGCGTGACGCTTATCGAAGGACCGGTCGAGGAGGTACAGTGCGAGGAACGGTTCGATGCCATCATCTGCCAACAGGTCATCGAACACGTGGTCGATCCCCGCCGGCTGGTCCGATGGATTTCGGATCATCTCGCGCCGGGAGGCGTCGTTTATCTTGAAACGCCCGATCTGCATGGCCTGTCCCGGTACATCTTCAAGAACCACTGGCTGGCGCTTCACACCCCAAGACACTTTCATTTGTTCTCTCGCAAGGCTCTCACGGCCTGCGTGCGTGGATGTGACCTGGAGATCGCTTTCCACGGCGCCATCGTCGAAGCGAGTCATTGGCCGGGAAGCCTCCGCATCAAGCTGGGCATGGAACCCCATGCGCCTCGCTCGACCGGCTGGTTGTATAGCCTACTGAGCTATGACAACTTTTTTACCAAGTGCGTAAGTTGCATGATCGATCTGTCGGCCATCATGCTGGGGCTGTCCACGGTGAGCCAGGCACTGATCGCGCGTAAACCGGCGACGGCGGCATGACGGACGCGAGACCGCTGGAGCGCCGAGGTGCCGTGGAACCGCGTCATCCGGTGCCAGGTACGAAGCCCGGTTTCTAGTCCCGCAGAAAATCCAACGCTTCCACAGCCCGCCGGAGCCCGTCCTTCAACACCGGCTCGTCGCCTCCCACAAGCAGCAGTCGCACGCCTTCTTCCACCTGCCTGAGGACGTTCTCCTCGTCATCCATGGAACCGAGCAGGGGATGGCCCACGGGCTTTCCCGTTCGCTGTCCGGCTTCCCGCACGCGGCGGAGCGC of Gemmatimonadota bacterium contains these proteins:
- a CDS encoding methyltransferase domain-containing protein, which translates into the protein MRMNEPENPIGSGVELDLVPVACAMCGGSETKPRPVFEGYDYEYRTCDNRFRFVACSDCGHVYLSPRVRMEDIDRIYPRDYVVRVTEIEYPAFAPFRWLKLNVLDRGWNKKVIANLRPESRVLDIGAGFGGNLTYLAGLAPFPLQLSANDLKFEPEARSFLVDRGVTLIEGPVEEVQCEERFDAIICQQVIEHVVDPRRLVRWISDHLAPGGVVYLETPDLHGLSRYIFKNHWLALHTPRHFHLFSRKALTACVRGCDLEIAFHGAIVEASHWPGSLRIKLGMEPHAPRSTGWLYSLLSYDNFFTKCVSCMIDLSAIMLGLSTVSQALIARKPATAA